The following are from one region of the Prochlorococcus marinus str. SB genome:
- a CDS encoding HU family DNA-binding protein, translating into MNKADLVNLVAARTELTKTDVSLVVDAAIETIVDSVVEGKKVSLLGFGSFEPRDRSARQGLNPKTGEKIAIPAKRVPTFSAGKLFKDRVQG; encoded by the coding sequence ATGAACAAAGCTGATTTAGTAAATCTTGTAGCAGCTCGTACAGAGCTCACAAAAACTGATGTTTCTTTAGTTGTTGATGCAGCTATTGAAACTATTGTTGATTCAGTAGTGGAAGGCAAAAAAGTCTCTTTACTAGGATTTGGTTCTTTTGAACCAAGAGATCGTTCTGCAAGACAGGGTTTAAACCCTAAGACAGGCGAAAAAATAGCAATACCCGCTAAAAGAGTTCCAACATTCTCTGCAGGTAAACTTTTTAAGGATAGAGTTCAAGGGTAA
- a CDS encoding glycogen debranching protein: MIHLNKGKPFPLGSSLTSQGINFSLVATNAEYVEILLFEKGDSISPKSTFKLDQTHNTGPYWHAEIKNLDEGCIYAFRVKQKNNGINNNYEKKVLLDPCSRGITGWRSYKRENALKNQENTNSCLKSVVCNRKLFNFKDYPRPKHSWEETIIYELHIKAFTESTDKDESCFKKFFKKIPYLKELGITTIELLPIFCFDPTDAPNGLKNFWGYSPINWFTPHFEYLSNESPEKNREEFRSFVEECHKADIEVILDVVYNHTCEGDSKGPAISWKGIDENLYYFIGKDKNYQDVSGCGNTIAANRGLVRKLIIESLKCWASELGVDGFRFDLGIALSRGENLSPLDNPPIFEDIECEPELIDIKFISEPWDCGGLYKLGDFPSKNTFTWNGHFRDDLRRFWKGDKDTAWNMSDKIKGTPSIYKEDNIFPKSINFITSHDGFTLKDLVTFNRKHNFANREQNRDGDNHNNSWNHGTEGPTTNLLINDLRKRQQKNLVLSLLISKGVPMILMGDEIGRSQGGNNNSWCQNNLLGWMNWEHGQKDLELLEYFKYVIKIRKKLINIFNPSFFPDNQTNENIPTYHWHGTKLDSPDWSSWSHTVAFSINKGNTSPLVWIGLNAYSKSIDFPLPKCKYNWLKVIDTSMSEIFEPLTINEKSVSIKSRSSLLIISEEVFGAKNNLF; this comes from the coding sequence GTGATTCATCTCAATAAAGGTAAACCATTTCCTTTAGGGAGTTCTCTAACTTCACAAGGGATTAATTTTTCCTTAGTAGCCACAAATGCAGAATATGTAGAAATCTTATTGTTTGAGAAAGGGGACTCTATTTCACCCAAAAGCACATTCAAATTAGATCAGACTCATAATACAGGCCCATATTGGCATGCGGAAATAAAAAATCTAGATGAAGGTTGTATTTATGCTTTTAGAGTGAAACAAAAAAATAATGGGATTAATAATAACTATGAAAAAAAAGTATTACTTGATCCATGTTCAAGGGGTATTACCGGATGGAGAAGTTATAAAAGAGAAAATGCATTAAAAAATCAAGAAAATACTAATTCTTGCCTTAAAAGTGTTGTTTGCAATAGAAAATTATTTAATTTTAAAGATTATCCAAGACCGAAACATTCTTGGGAAGAAACAATTATTTATGAACTCCATATCAAAGCTTTCACTGAATCAACTGATAAAGATGAAAGTTGTTTTAAGAAATTTTTTAAAAAAATTCCTTATCTCAAAGAACTGGGTATTACAACAATTGAATTACTTCCAATTTTTTGTTTTGATCCTACTGATGCCCCAAATGGTCTAAAAAATTTTTGGGGATATAGTCCAATTAATTGGTTTACTCCGCATTTTGAATATCTTTCGAATGAATCCCCCGAAAAGAATAGAGAGGAATTCAGAAGTTTTGTAGAGGAATGTCATAAAGCAGACATTGAAGTCATCTTAGATGTTGTATACAATCACACTTGCGAAGGTGATTCAAAAGGGCCTGCAATATCTTGGAAAGGTATAGATGAAAATCTTTATTACTTTATTGGAAAAGATAAAAATTATCAGGACGTCTCAGGATGTGGTAATACTATTGCAGCAAACAGAGGATTAGTTAGAAAACTTATAATTGAATCTTTAAAATGTTGGGCGAGTGAATTAGGAGTTGATGGTTTTAGATTTGATTTAGGAATTGCCCTATCAAGAGGAGAAAATCTTTCACCGCTTGATAATCCTCCAATTTTTGAAGATATAGAATGTGAACCAGAACTTATCGATATCAAGTTCATAAGTGAGCCATGGGATTGTGGCGGTTTATATAAATTAGGTGATTTCCCATCTAAGAATACTTTCACTTGGAATGGTCATTTTAGAGATGACTTGAGGAGATTTTGGAAGGGAGATAAAGATACAGCTTGGAATATGAGCGACAAAATAAAAGGGACGCCATCTATTTATAAAGAAGATAATATTTTTCCAAAGTCGATAAATTTTATTACTTCACATGATGGATTCACTCTAAAAGACTTAGTAACTTTCAATAGAAAACATAACTTTGCCAATAGAGAACAAAATAGAGATGGAGATAACCATAACAATTCATGGAATCATGGTACTGAGGGACCAACTACGAACTTATTAATCAATGATTTAAGAAAAAGACAACAAAAAAATCTTGTTCTTAGTTTACTTATCTCTAAAGGTGTTCCAATGATACTTATGGGTGATGAAATAGGAAGATCACAAGGCGGGAACAACAATTCTTGGTGCCAAAATAATTTATTGGGCTGGATGAATTGGGAACATGGTCAAAAAGATTTGGAATTATTAGAATATTTTAAATACGTTATAAAAATTCGAAAAAAACTAATAAACATTTTCAATCCATCATTCTTCCCTGATAATCAAACCAATGAAAATATTCCAACATATCATTGGCATGGGACAAAGTTAGATAGCCCCGATTGGAGTAGTTGGTCTCACACAGTTGCCTTTAGCATTAATAAAGGCAATACTAGTCCACTGGTTTGGATAGGTTTAAATGCATATTCAAAAAGTATCGATTTCCCCTTGCCGAAATGTAAATATAATTGGTTAAAAGTTATTGACACTAGCATGTCTGAGATTTTTGAACCCTTAACTATTAATGAAAAATCTGTTTCAATAAAGAGTAGAAGCTCTTTATTAATCATTTCAGAAGAAGTATTTGGGGCAAAAAATAATTTATTCTAA
- a CDS encoding chlorophyll a/b-binding protein, which translates to MQENGSPIENQNDDFTADTSSTDNEYSKWVDNQGDEVKNVFGFNSSAELVNGRAAMIGFLMLILTELVFSGRPVTSSIFGIN; encoded by the coding sequence ATGCAAGAAAACGGCTCTCCAATAGAAAATCAAAATGATGATTTTACTGCTGATACATCATCAACTGATAATGAATACTCAAAATGGGTAGACAATCAGGGTGATGAAGTAAAGAATGTTTTTGGATTTAATAGCAGTGCTGAACTTGTAAATGGTAGAGCAGCAATGATCGGATTCTTAATGCTCATATTAACCGAGTTAGTTTTTAGCGGCAGACCTGTCACTTCTTCAATTTTTGGTATTAATTAA
- the ilvC gene encoding ketol-acid reductoisomerase, whose product MTQLFYDTDADLSLLNNKTIAIIGYGSQGHAHALNLKDSGMDVIVGLYKGSKSESKAISDGLQVFSVSEACEKADWIMILLPDEFQKDVYLKEIEPNLKEGKILSFAHGFNIRFGLIKPPSFVDVVMIAPKGPGHTVRWEYQNGQGVPALFAVEQDSSGSARSLAMAYAKGIGGTRAGILETNFKEETETDLFGEQAVLCGGLSELVKSGFETLVEAGYQPELAYFECLHEVKLIVDLMVKGGLSQMRDSISNTAEYGDYVSGKRLINSDTKKEMQKILKDIQDGTFAKNFVEECDKNKPLMTKLREENSKHEIEKVGKGLRSMFSWLK is encoded by the coding sequence TTTTAAATAATAAAACAATAGCGATTATTGGATATGGATCACAAGGTCATGCACATGCCCTAAATCTTAAAGATAGCGGTATGGATGTAATTGTTGGATTATATAAAGGGAGTAAGTCTGAAAGCAAAGCTATTAGCGATGGTCTACAAGTCTTTAGCGTTTCTGAAGCTTGCGAAAAAGCAGACTGGATTATGATTCTCCTTCCAGATGAGTTTCAGAAAGATGTTTATCTTAAAGAAATAGAACCAAACTTAAAAGAAGGAAAGATATTAAGTTTTGCTCATGGCTTCAATATAAGATTCGGACTTATCAAACCTCCTAGTTTTGTGGATGTTGTAATGATTGCCCCAAAAGGACCTGGACACACTGTTCGTTGGGAATATCAAAATGGTCAAGGAGTCCCAGCATTGTTTGCAGTAGAGCAAGATTCTTCTGGGAGTGCAAGATCATTGGCTATGGCTTACGCTAAAGGGATTGGCGGAACGAGAGCAGGAATTCTTGAAACAAACTTCAAAGAAGAAACAGAAACTGATTTATTTGGCGAACAAGCTGTCTTATGCGGAGGATTATCAGAACTTGTCAAATCAGGCTTCGAAACTCTTGTAGAGGCAGGATATCAACCTGAACTTGCTTACTTCGAATGCTTACATGAAGTTAAACTTATTGTTGATTTAATGGTGAAGGGAGGCTTATCTCAAATGAGAGATTCCATTTCAAATACTGCAGAATATGGAGATTATGTAAGTGGTAAAAGACTAATCAATAGTGATACAAAAAAAGAAATGCAGAAAATTCTAAAAGATATTCAAGATGGAACTTTCGCTAAGAATTTTGTGGAAGAATGCGATAAAAACAAACCCTTAATGACAAAATTAAGAGAAGAGAACTCAAAACATGAAATTGAGAAAGTAGGTAAAGGTTTGCGCTCGATGTTCAGTTGGCTGAAATAA
- the cbiB gene encoding adenosylcobinamide-phosphate synthase CbiB has translation MAEINLFLIFLGSIGFDLLIGDPRFLIHPVQAIGFYIKKISDYLINNFGENKNILFWGGLIVAISTIGMSFGLGKLIELSYVHSRNNFLGGLLIFFGLSSCIATKGLISSVKEIAELIECEEINDQNKRIIKEKVQRIVSRDVSSSTLEHLLRSSTESLTENSVDGIFGPLFWIFIGIFFMKFSIFLPGPLSLGFSYKAISTLDSMIGYRYDYFRYLGFFSAKIEDIFTFVPSRLVLITLPLVSPKINEYGSIIKKSYLDGKKYDSPNAGISEAIFAYISGITLGGKSKYKNEIIKKPKINANGDNCTGEKIKLICQLILRLQLLWIIIFVLIFFIISTLI, from the coding sequence TTGGCTGAAATAAATTTATTTTTAATATTCCTTGGATCGATTGGTTTTGATTTATTAATCGGCGATCCAAGATTCTTAATCCACCCTGTTCAAGCAATTGGCTTTTACATAAAAAAAATATCTGATTACCTCATAAATAATTTTGGGGAAAATAAAAATATATTGTTTTGGGGAGGTTTAATAGTAGCTATATCCACCATAGGAATGAGTTTTGGTTTAGGTAAATTGATAGAACTCAGTTATGTGCATTCAAGAAATAATTTTTTGGGTGGATTGCTAATTTTTTTTGGACTTTCAAGTTGCATTGCGACTAAGGGACTTATTTCAAGTGTGAAAGAGATTGCAGAGCTAATAGAATGCGAAGAAATTAATGACCAAAATAAGAGAATAATCAAAGAGAAGGTACAAAGGATAGTTAGTAGGGATGTAAGTTCATCTACTTTAGAACATCTTTTGAGATCAAGTACGGAGAGTCTTACCGAGAATTCAGTTGATGGAATATTTGGGCCATTATTTTGGATTTTTATTGGAATTTTTTTTATGAAATTTTCAATTTTTCTGCCAGGGCCTTTATCACTTGGTTTTTCTTATAAAGCCATAAGTACTTTAGATTCAATGATAGGTTACAGATATGATTATTTTAGATATTTAGGTTTTTTCAGTGCAAAAATCGAAGATATTTTCACGTTTGTTCCTTCAAGATTAGTTTTAATTACATTACCTTTAGTTAGTCCCAAAATTAATGAGTATGGATCAATCATAAAAAAAAGCTATCTTGATGGTAAAAAATATGATTCGCCTAATGCTGGGATTTCAGAAGCTATATTTGCTTATATTTCTGGAATAACATTGGGTGGAAAAAGTAAATATAAAAATGAGATTATTAAAAAGCCAAAGATCAATGCGAATGGAGATAATTGCACTGGAGAAAAAATTAAATTAATTTGTCAATTAATCTTGAGATTACAATTATTATGGATAATAATTTTTGTCTTAATTTTTTTTATAATTTCAACTTTAATTTAA